A single Symbiobacterium thermophilum IAM 14863 DNA region contains:
- a CDS encoding PLP-dependent transferase, translated as MEFGTRVLHTGREVDSVTGAAAVPIYQVSTFRQPGLNRSGPYDYARSGNPTRQALEAIVADLEQALGYAAAQSGV; from the coding sequence TTGGAGTTTGGGACGCGGGTTCTGCACACGGGGCGCGAGGTGGACTCCGTCACGGGCGCGGCCGCCGTGCCCATCTACCAGGTTTCCACGTTCCGTCAACCCGGGCTGAACCGCTCGGGTCCGTACGATTACGCCCGCTCGGGCAACCCGACCCGCCAGGCCCTGGAGGCCATCGTCGCCGACCTGGAGCAGGCGCTCGGGTATGCGGCGGCGCAGTCTGGGGTCTGA
- a CDS encoding trans-sulfuration enzyme family protein yields the protein MKLDTVLVHAGVRRDPAYGAVSVPVYQSATFQHPALGESTGYDYSRSGNPTRAALEEALARAEGGARALAFASGMAALTCALGLFGPGDHLVVTEDLYGGTYRLLEQVLALPHTYADTADLDAVRAAIRPDTRAVLVESLTNPRMKRADVAALAGLCRAHGLLLIVDNTFLTPWLCRPLELGADIVVHSATKYLAGHNDVVAGALITRDTALGDRLSFLQNAVGSVLGPQDSWLVLRGLKTLALRMERHQQNAARIAAWLREHPRVEEVLYPGVGGMLSFTVTEPSLVPQVLRRVKLILFAESLGGVESLITFPWTQTHADMPEEVRRRLGITDRLLRLSVGIEDADDLIADLAQALEG from the coding sequence GCGTGACCCGGCCTATGGCGCCGTCTCGGTGCCGGTCTACCAATCGGCGACCTTTCAGCATCCGGCCCTGGGCGAGTCGACGGGCTACGATTACAGCCGCAGCGGCAACCCGACCCGGGCGGCCCTGGAGGAAGCGCTTGCCCGGGCGGAGGGGGGCGCCCGGGCGCTCGCCTTTGCCTCGGGCATGGCGGCACTGACCTGTGCACTGGGGCTCTTCGGGCCCGGCGACCACCTGGTCGTCACCGAGGACTTGTACGGCGGCACCTACCGGCTGTTGGAGCAGGTGCTGGCCCTGCCGCACACCTACGCGGACACGGCGGATCTGGACGCGGTGCGGGCGGCGATCCGGCCCGACACCCGGGCGGTCCTCGTCGAGTCCCTCACCAACCCGCGCATGAAGCGGGCGGATGTCGCCGCCCTGGCCGGTCTCTGCCGGGCGCACGGCCTGCTGCTGATCGTCGACAACACCTTCCTCACGCCCTGGCTCTGCCGCCCGCTGGAGCTGGGCGCGGACATCGTCGTCCACAGCGCCACCAAGTACCTGGCCGGCCACAACGACGTGGTGGCCGGGGCGCTGATCACCCGGGACACCGCCCTGGGGGACCGGCTCTCCTTTCTCCAGAACGCGGTGGGCTCGGTGCTGGGGCCGCAGGACAGCTGGCTGGTGCTGCGCGGGCTGAAGACCCTCGCCCTGCGGATGGAGCGCCACCAGCAGAACGCGGCGCGCATCGCCGCCTGGCTCCGGGAGCACCCGCGGGTCGAAGAGGTGCTCTACCCGGGCGTGGGCGGGATGCTCTCCTTCACCGTGACGGAGCCCTCTCTGGTGCCGCAGGTGCTGCGCCGGGTGAAGCTGATCCTGTTCGCCGAGTCGCTGGGGGGCGTGGAGAGCCTGATCACCTTCCCCTGGACCCAGACCCACGCCGACATGCCGGAGGAGGTGCGGCGGCGGCTGGGCATCACGGACCGGCTGCTGCGGCTCTCGGTGGGCATCGAGGACGCCGACGACCTGATCGCCGATCTTGCTCAGGCGCTGGAGGGATAG
- a CDS encoding ABC transporter substrate-binding protein → MVLVSLRGAQRARFWLAWVLAFSVVLAGCSSAATAPSGAQGSAGSQNGAQGEVLIGVMGPLTGDSAEYGKIWRRGFDLALEEINAAGGVQGRPLNYVFEDTQSDPKQSPAVAQKFVNDPRVVAVIGDFSSPASMAASPIFQRAGLVQLGITNSHPDFTKTGDFIWSNSTSQTDEAPFLARLAVEQLGRKRLAVLHQNTDWGKTTADLFVEQARALGAEVVLQEAYLLTEKDFRPVLTKARDAQPDALVLISYYNDGALIAQQIPAVGLDVTVLAASSVYSPQFLNLGGAAVEGVYTVSRFHPADPRPEAQQFVERFRERYGTDPDTFAAGAYDGMKILAAVLNRVGVDRKALRDGLEQAEHLETILQGATAFGEDRRLRNPRFVPLVVRGGAFAIWNP, encoded by the coding sequence GTGGTTCTGGTGTCTCTGCGCGGGGCGCAACGTGCCCGGTTCTGGCTGGCATGGGTTCTGGCGTTTTCGGTGGTGCTGGCCGGTTGTAGCTCCGCCGCGACGGCGCCGTCGGGGGCGCAGGGATCCGCAGGGAGCCAGAACGGGGCGCAGGGGGAGGTGCTCATCGGCGTGATGGGGCCTCTGACCGGGGACAGCGCCGAGTACGGCAAGATCTGGCGCCGGGGCTTTGACCTGGCCCTGGAGGAGATCAACGCCGCCGGCGGGGTGCAGGGCCGGCCGCTGAACTACGTGTTTGAGGACACCCAGAGCGATCCCAAACAGAGCCCGGCCGTCGCCCAGAAGTTCGTCAATGACCCGCGGGTCGTGGCGGTCATCGGCGACTTCAGCTCGCCCGCTTCCATGGCCGCCTCGCCCATCTTCCAGCGGGCCGGGCTGGTGCAGCTGGGCATCACCAACTCGCACCCGGACTTCACCAAGACCGGCGACTTCATCTGGAGCAACTCCACCAGCCAGACGGACGAGGCGCCCTTCCTGGCCCGGCTGGCGGTGGAGCAGCTGGGCCGGAAGCGGCTGGCGGTGCTGCACCAGAACACCGATTGGGGCAAGACCACCGCCGATCTGTTCGTCGAGCAGGCCCGGGCCCTGGGCGCCGAGGTGGTGCTGCAGGAGGCCTATCTACTTACCGAAAAGGACTTCCGCCCGGTTCTGACCAAGGCCCGGGACGCCCAGCCTGACGCTCTGGTGCTGATTTCCTACTACAACGACGGAGCGCTGATCGCCCAGCAGATCCCCGCGGTGGGGCTGGACGTGACCGTGCTGGCCGCCAGCTCGGTCTACTCGCCCCAGTTCCTCAACCTGGGCGGGGCGGCGGTGGAGGGGGTCTACACGGTGAGCCGGTTCCACCCGGCGGATCCCCGCCCCGAGGCGCAGCAGTTCGTGGAGCGGTTCCGGGAGCGGTACGGCACGGACCCCGACACCTTCGCCGCCGGGGCGTACGACGGGATGAAGATCCTGGCCGCGGTGCTGAACCGGGTGGGGGTGGACCGCAAGGCCCTGCGGGACGGCCTGGAGCAGGCCGAGCACCTGGAGACCATCCTGCAGGGCGCCACCGCCTTCGGCGAGGACCGGCGGCTCCGCAACCCCCGCTTCGTACCGCTGGTGGTCCGTGGCGGCGCCTTTGCGATCTGGAACCCGTAG